The Geoglobus acetivorans genome window below encodes:
- a CDS encoding ATP-binding cassette domain-containing protein: MVADAVIDARDISYTYPDGTLGFNRLSLAVKRGERVAVLGPNGCGKSTLLMVLSGLLKPDTGKVLLEGRNIFEEIETLRRKIGFVFQDPDIFLFNPSVSDELSYSLYQLELDDDEIRKRIDEFAKIFDLERIMEKPPFRLSGGEKKRVEIASVLIYRPEILFLDEPTANVDGKTRRKMIEILKNYDGTMVFSTHEIDLVERLAERVVIMDLGKRIVYDGTRDVLGDSAFLEEIGIL, encoded by the coding sequence ATTCAACAGACTCTCTCTTGCAGTAAAAAGGGGAGAGAGGGTGGCAGTGCTCGGTCCGAACGGATGTGGAAAGTCCACACTGCTGATGGTTCTTTCAGGTTTGCTGAAGCCGGACACGGGAAAAGTCCTCCTTGAGGGCAGAAACATATTTGAGGAAATTGAGACCCTCAGAAGAAAAATCGGCTTTGTGTTTCAGGATCCGGATATTTTCCTTTTCAATCCTTCGGTCAGCGACGAGCTGAGTTATTCACTCTATCAGCTTGAACTTGATGATGACGAGATAAGAAAAAGAATCGATGAATTTGCAAAGATATTTGACCTCGAAAGGATTATGGAAAAACCTCCGTTCAGATTGAGCGGTGGGGAAAAGAAGAGGGTGGAGATAGCGAGCGTTCTGATATACCGGCCTGAAATTCTTTTCCTGGATGAGCCGACAGCCAATGTCGATGGAAAGACGAGGAGGAAGATGATAGAGATCCTTAAAAACTATGACGGCACCATGGTATTTTCAACCCATGAAATCGATCTCGTGGAAAGACTTGCAGAGAGGGTCGTGATAATGGATCTGGGAAAGAGGATTGTTTACGATGGCACCAGAGATGTTCTCGGTGATTCAGCCTTTCTGGAGGAAATAGGGATACTCTGA
- a CDS encoding replication factor C large subunit has product MLWVEKYRPKTIEDVVADKTVIKNVLTWAEGWKKGVRQKPLLLAGPPGVGKTSLALALANTMGWEAVELNASDQRSWNIISRIVGEGAFNETISDEGEFLSSKRGKLKLIILDEVDNIHRKEDFGGESALLRIIRKTPPQPIILIANDPYALSQELRKNVVMINFKRLNKNQIARILEKICEQEGVKCDREVLTLIAENAGGDLRAAVNDLQAIAEGKKVLRPEDVVIAKRTQETDVFKVLQKIFKTKLPAHGDAMLLDQSPEDLIVWVEENMPLEYEDELLYKGYRVLAHADVFLGRVRRRQFYRLWKYATYLMTTGVQNVKPEAKRGFTRYRPPSIFRKLAYTKSKRETYRKILKKIGKYSHMSARKAVEIYPFLKTLLNTLDVERCAYIAAFYDFSKEELEFMTDGKKAEEIHRFVVEHKLHRIEDETFLSGFGGQDEKYGLRGLQDEVESKTEIAETETEETDKVDEGVKKQGKKREGVKHVTLDAFFGED; this is encoded by the coding sequence ATGTTGTGGGTTGAGAAATACAGACCTAAAACCATCGAAGACGTTGTTGCAGACAAAACAGTGATTAAAAACGTTCTCACCTGGGCTGAAGGGTGGAAAAAAGGAGTGAGACAGAAACCTTTGCTCCTTGCAGGGCCTCCCGGAGTTGGAAAGACATCCTTAGCGCTGGCTCTTGCAAACACAATGGGATGGGAAGCCGTTGAACTCAATGCGAGTGATCAGAGGAGCTGGAACATCATATCGAGGATCGTCGGAGAGGGTGCGTTTAACGAGACCATCAGCGATGAGGGTGAGTTTCTTAGCTCAAAAAGGGGTAAATTAAAGCTCATCATTCTGGATGAGGTGGATAACATACACAGAAAAGAGGATTTTGGTGGCGAATCCGCACTGCTAAGAATTATCAGGAAAACACCTCCTCAGCCGATAATACTCATCGCAAACGATCCCTACGCCCTGTCCCAGGAACTGAGAAAAAACGTTGTAATGATTAATTTCAAGAGGCTGAACAAAAACCAGATTGCCAGAATTCTGGAGAAGATCTGCGAGCAGGAAGGTGTGAAGTGCGACAGGGAGGTTTTAACGCTCATTGCCGAGAATGCTGGGGGGGATTTGAGAGCTGCGGTAAACGACCTCCAGGCAATTGCAGAGGGTAAAAAGGTTCTGAGGCCTGAAGACGTGGTCATCGCAAAAAGAACCCAGGAAACCGATGTTTTCAAGGTCCTCCAGAAGATTTTCAAGACAAAGCTCCCCGCACACGGGGATGCAATGCTTCTGGACCAGAGTCCCGAAGACCTGATAGTATGGGTCGAGGAGAACATGCCCCTCGAATATGAAGACGAGCTGCTGTACAAGGGGTACAGGGTTCTGGCCCATGCCGACGTATTTCTCGGCAGGGTCAGAAGGAGACAGTTCTACAGGCTATGGAAATATGCAACATACCTCATGACCACAGGTGTGCAGAATGTAAAGCCTGAGGCGAAAAGGGGATTCACCCGCTACCGCCCACCATCAATTTTCAGAAAGCTTGCATACACCAAGTCGAAAAGAGAGACGTACAGAAAGATTTTGAAAAAGATAGGGAAGTACTCACACATGTCCGCCAGGAAGGCCGTAGAGATATATCCATTCCTCAAAACCCTCCTCAATACACTCGACGTTGAAAGGTGTGCATACATTGCAGCATTTTATGATTTCTCAAAAGAAGAGCTTGAATTCATGACAGACGGCAAGAAAGCCGAAGAGATACATCGTTTCGTTGTCGAACACAAACTCCACAGGATTGAGGACGAAACTTTCCTTTCCGGATTTGGAGGACAGGACGAAAAATACGGTCTGAGGGGTTTGCAGGATGAGGTTGAAAGCAAAACCGAAATTGCCGAAACAGAAACAGAAGAAACGGATAAGGTAGACGAGGGTGTTAAAAAACAGGGGAAGAAGAGAGAAGGAGTGAAGCATGTCACGCTCGACGCTTTCTTTGGAGAGGATTGA
- the truD gene encoding tRNA pseudouridine(13) synthase TruD, whose protein sequence is MSRSTLSLERIEELAGIRGYITSLPGIGGKIKEREENFEVREIINIKTGESGRYLIIKVRKKNWDTLNFVRVLSNILHISRKRIEFAGTKDKKALTVQYFSISKPDEKIVERLSGLKIKDAEVEVVGFSDRPVKLGDLTGNEFRIVIDDVDNTSRIDEIKEELQSKGIPNFFGLQRFGTMRLITHEVGRHIIRREYEAAFWTYVAKPSDLEDDDLRKIREDLWNERDPATGIRELPKFLVYERSLLQKLIETGSELKALLSLPKNLKLMFVHAYQSYLFNHLLSSRIEEFGSLRDVGDGDWADYRKNENGFVLNREEFSRVMEFNIRRVSFLLQNGFAFLSLPLPGYETQPEGWCGEKLAELLEKEGVGLEDFRGDYPEFSSRGSYRVAEIPFDFENLKIDIGESKLIFEFFLPKGCFATSFLREFMKSEYPYFLQKG, encoded by the coding sequence ATGTCACGCTCGACGCTTTCTTTGGAGAGGATTGAAGAACTGGCCGGCATCAGGGGTTACATCACATCTCTTCCCGGCATTGGAGGAAAGATAAAGGAGCGGGAAGAGAATTTTGAGGTAAGGGAAATCATAAACATAAAAACCGGAGAGAGCGGCAGATACCTGATCATAAAAGTCAGGAAGAAAAACTGGGATACCCTGAATTTTGTGAGAGTGCTGTCCAACATTCTTCACATAAGCAGGAAGAGGATAGAGTTCGCCGGAACCAAGGACAAAAAGGCCCTCACCGTGCAGTATTTTTCCATCTCAAAACCCGACGAAAAAATTGTCGAAAGGTTATCAGGCCTGAAAATAAAAGATGCAGAGGTGGAGGTCGTCGGATTCTCTGACAGACCCGTAAAACTCGGAGATCTCACGGGAAACGAGTTCAGAATCGTTATCGACGATGTGGACAACACCAGCAGGATAGACGAAATAAAAGAGGAGCTGCAGAGCAAAGGAATACCAAACTTTTTTGGGCTGCAGAGGTTCGGAACGATGAGGCTCATCACTCATGAAGTCGGAAGACACATCATCAGGAGAGAGTATGAGGCGGCTTTCTGGACCTATGTGGCGAAACCGTCAGATCTTGAAGATGACGATCTGAGAAAAATAAGGGAGGACCTCTGGAACGAAAGAGATCCAGCCACAGGAATCAGAGAGCTGCCGAAATTCCTCGTGTACGAGCGATCACTGCTTCAAAAGCTGATTGAAACTGGTAGTGAGCTTAAAGCTTTGCTATCCCTGCCAAAAAATCTCAAGCTCATGTTCGTTCATGCATACCAGTCCTACCTTTTCAACCATCTTCTCTCCAGCAGAATTGAGGAATTCGGGAGCCTCAGAGATGTGGGAGACGGAGACTGGGCAGATTACCGGAAAAATGAGAACGGATTCGTTCTGAACAGGGAGGAGTTTTCAAGGGTTATGGAGTTCAACATCAGAAGGGTGAGTTTCCTGCTGCAAAATGGATTCGCATTCCTCTCCCTGCCCCTTCCAGGATATGAAACTCAGCCTGAGGGGTGGTGTGGGGAAAAGCTTGCAGAATTGCTTGAAAAAGAGGGTGTGGGGCTTGAGGACTTCAGGGGGGACTATCCGGAGTTTTCATCCAGGGGATCCTACAGGGTTGCCGAGATCCCGTTCGACTTCGAGAACCTGAAGATAGATATCGGCGAATCGAAACTTATCTTTGAGTTTTTCCTGCCTAAGGGGTGTTTTGCAACATCGTTCCTCAGGGAATTCATGAAGTCAGAGTATCCCTATTTCCTCCAGAAAGGCTGA
- a CDS encoding metalloregulator ArsR/SmtB family transcription factor, producing MEKKAPVCEGGKTGEYLDRVVSSLPADDMVIELAEFLEAFADSTRIKILIALSKHELCTCDLSAITGLSVSAVSHQLRVLRDKKLVKYRREGRNVYYSLDDEHVANILRIAIEHVAEGMEVSP from the coding sequence ATGGAAAAGAAAGCTCCTGTGTGTGAGGGTGGGAAAACTGGAGAATACCTGGACAGAGTGGTTTCGTCCCTTCCTGCAGACGATATGGTTATTGAACTTGCCGAATTCCTTGAAGCTTTCGCCGATTCCACAAGAATAAAAATTCTGATTGCTCTTTCAAAACACGAACTGTGCACGTGTGATCTGTCTGCCATAACAGGACTTTCAGTTTCTGCAGTTTCTCATCAGCTGAGGGTTTTGAGGGATAAAAAACTCGTGAAGTATCGCAGAGAGGGGAGGAACGTGTATTACAGCCTGGATGATGAGCATGTTGCGAACATCCTGAGAATTGCCATTGAGCATGTTGCAGAGGGTATGGAGGTGAGTCCTTGA